The Nocardia vinacea genome contains the following window.
AAGGAAGGCCGCGCCGGCGTTCAAACCGAGCAGGCCCGCGTCGGCGAGTGGGTTGCGGGTGTAGCCCTGGATCAGCGCACCCGCGATGCCGAGTGCGAGCCCGGTGACCAGCCCGAGTGCGGTGCGCGGCAAGCGAAGTCCGCGCACGATCTCCTCCGCGGTCGACCCGGCGGGACAGGTGAACGGCCCGCCCGGGCAGCTGAGGGCATTGTGCACGGCGTCGTAGACGGTGCCGGGGGACAGCGATCGGGTGCCGATGGCGATGCTGGCCACGGTGGCGATGAGGAGCAGTGCGGTCAACGCGACGAGTCCGAGCCGGCGACTGCGCGCTGTATTCGTTCGTCGCGCCCCCGGCGCGATGGTGCCTGATGCCGTCACGGCGACGAACTACTCCTGACTCGATATCTGGAATCCGATAGCTAGGTCTGGTAAGCCTAACCTATCTTTGCAATCCGACCCATCACGGAGCCGACCCGAGGAGGTTCGATGTCCGAGCCAGTCACGACCTATCTGCCTCGCCAGTCCCAGGTGGCATTCGGTAGGGCCTGTGCCCGGTTGCGCTCGTTGCAACCCGAACATCCGCGGGTATATGCGGTGGCCGCCATGTCCGAGCAGGGCAAACGACGCTGGTGGCGGCTGGCCGACGGGTTGCGCGAGGGGCGGATCGAACTGATGTATCGACGGCACGCCGCCGAAATGATCAGCGCCGATACCGCCGCCGAAGTGGTGGCGACCGCACTGATCCACGCGGTGATCGGCCGGGTGGTCGCGCTGCTGGTGGCCGAGGGTCGGGTCTGGGATCCGGGTCTCGAGAATCTGTGGCTCCATACCGACAACGACGGTGGCATCGACTGGGCGGGCTTGGCGGACACCACGATTCGTGTGCTCGACGGTGATCGGCTCGCTGGGGAGGCCGGGGTGGTCACCTTGCCGTGCGAGCGGGCGATGTACGTCTGGCTCGCGCATCGGTGTGAGCCGTCGCTGCGGTTGATTCAGCGGACATTGGCGGGCTGCTCGGGGCTCGGCGAGCGCCGATTCTGGTCGCTGGTAGGTGAATCCATTGTGGGTGCGGCCACTTATGTGCCGGATCTGGCGCGGACGGATTCGCTGGTCGGCGCGCGCCGGGGTGAGGGGTTGCTGTCGACGCTGGAAGAGCGTGGTTTGCCGGTGCGACGCGTTGTGGGTTGCCTGGTTCGATAGTTGCTGCCGGTCATGCCCGGGTGCCGAGTCCGTAGTCGTGGAGCGTGGAATGGGTTCCGGGAGAAAGTGTCTGGTAGTCCGCATGGCCTTGATCGAATGCGTCACCGCGAGCATCCTGCAATACGACAGGAGTTGCTCACTTAGGTAAGCCTGACCTATACTAGGTTCGGCGTTGGGATCGGCCGAGTGTTCCGGAGGGCTGCCGTGAACCCCCGATCCACTGCCGCGGCGGGCTCCACGTGCGTGTGGAGCCCGCCGCTCTGTCTCGGCGAGCGAACGCCGGGAAGTAACCGTCGTGCGAGGGCCGGGACGCCCTGTGCCAAGGTGAATGCATGACACAGCAGGAAGTTGCCCAGATCGAGTCGCTGGCCGACGTGACGCCCGAGCTGATGACCGAGCTCAGCAAGAACACCTTCACCGATCTGATCGGCCTCGAATTCACCGAGGTCACCCCGGATCGGGTGCGCGGCGAGTTGACCGCGGGGCCGCAGTTGCTGCAGCTGGCCGGCATTGTCAACGGCGGCGTGTACTGCACGGTCGTCGAAACGCTGGCCAGCGTCGGCGGCGGGGTCTGGTACAACGCCCAGGGCAATAAGGGCACCGTGGTCGGGGTGAACAACAACACCGACTTCCTGCGCTCGGTCCGCGAGGGCAAGCTCTTCGGCGAGGCGACGCCGCTGCACCGCGGCCGCCTGCAGCAGCTGTGGCAGGTCGTGCTGACCGATGTCGAGGGTCGCACGGTGGCGCGCGGCCAGGTGCGGCTGCAGAACCTGCCCGCCCGTGATTGATCGGCGCTCCCGGAACGGGCGTGCCAGAATTACCGTCATTCCGATCCAAGAGCGCTGAGGAGCCCGGATGCGACTGTCGCCGCACGAGCAGGAACGGCTGCTGCTGAGCTACGCGGCCGAACTGGCCCGGCGCAGGCAGGCGCGCGGGCTCGAGCTGAACTATCCGGAGGCGGTCGCGCTGATCACCGATCATGTGCTCGAGGGTGCGCGCGACGGGCGCACGGTCGCGGAGCTGATGTCCTCGGGGCGAACGGTTCTCACGCGTGCCGATGTGATGGAGGGGGTGCCGGAGATGATCCACGACGTGCAGGTCGAGGCCACCTTCCCGGATGGCACCAAGCTGGTCACCGTGCACCATCCGATCGGCTAGGGCGACCATGATTCCGGGTGAATACCTCTGCGCCGAGGGCACTATCGAGCTCAACGCGGGCGCCGACCGCATCGAGCTCGATGTCGTGAATACCGGTGACCGACCGGTCCAGGTCGGCAGCCATGTGCATTTCCCGCAGGCCAATGCCGCGCTGCGCTTCGATCGGGAGGCCGCGCACGGACGTCGGCTCGATATTCCCGCCGGTACCGCAGTGCGCTTCGAACCCGGTCTCGGCCAACGGGTTTCGCTGATTCCGCTCGGCGGGGCGCGCGAGGTGCACGGCATCAGCCTGAATCCCCCCGGACGTTTGGACGGTGCGTCATGAGTGAGCTGAGCCGCGCGCGCTACGCCGAGCTGTTCGGTCCGACCACCGGCGACCGAATTCGCCTGGCGGATACCGATCTGCTGATCGAGATCACCGAAGACCGCAGCGGCGGACCGGGTCTCGCGGGCGATGAGGCCGTCTTCGGCGGCGGCAAGGTGCTGCGCGAATCCATGGGCCAGGCCCGCGCGACCCGCGCCGACGGCACCCCCGACACTGTGATAACCGGCGTGGTCATCATCGACCACTGGGGAATCATCAAGGCCGACGTGGGAATTCGCGACGGCCGCATCGGTGCGATCGGCAAGGCGGGCAATCCGGACACCATGAACGGCGTGCATCCGGATCTGGTGGTCGGCCCGAATACCGAGATCATCGCGGGCAACGGCCGCATCCTCACCGCGGGCGCCATCGACTGTCATGTGCACTTCATCTGTCCGCAGCTGATGGACGAGGCGCTGGGCGGCGGCATCACCACATTGATCGGCGGCGGCACCGGCCCGGCCGAGGGCAGCAAGGCGACCACCGTGACGCCCGGATCCTGGCATCTGGCCCGGATGTTGGAGGCCACCGACGCCTGGCCGATGAATATCGTGTTGCTGGGCAAGGGCAATACCGTCAGTGCCGAATCCATGTGGGAGCAATTGCGCGGAGGCGCGGCGGGGTTCAAGCTGCACGAGGATTGGGGTTCCACCCCGGCCGCCATCGATGCCTGTCTCACCGTCGCTGATGCGGCGGGTGTGCAGGTGGCGCTGCACTCGGACACCTTGAACGAAGCCGGATTCGTCGAGGACACGCTCGGCGCCATCGCGGGCCGCGGCATCCACGCGTATCACACCGAGGGCGCGGGCGGCGGGCACGCACCCGACATCATCACCGTCGCTGCACATCTCAATGTGCTACCCAGCTCGACCAACCCGACCCGTCCGCATACCGTCAATACCCTGGACGAGCACCTGGACATGCTCATGGTGTGCCACCACCTCAGCGCGTCCATCCCGGAGGATCTCGCCTTCGCGGAGAGTCGAATTCGGCCCTCCACCATCGCCGCCGAGGATCTGCTGCACGATCTCGGCGCGATTTCCATGATCGGCAGCGACTCCCAGGCCATGGGCCGCATCGGCGAGGTCGTCATGCGCACCTGGCAGACCGCGCACGTCATGAAGCGCCGCCGCGGCGCGCTGGCCGGCGACGGCGCCGCCGATAACGCCCGCGTGCGGCGCTATATCGCGAAATACACCATCTGCCCGGCCATTGCGCACGGACTCGACCACGAAATCGGTTCGGTCGAGGTCGGCAAGCTCGCCGACCTCGTGCTGTGGGATCCGGCGTTCTTCGGTGTCCGCCCGCATGCCGTCCTCAAGGGCGGCGCGATCGCCTGGGCTGCCATGGGCGACGCCAACGCCTCCATCCCCACCCCGCAGCCGGTGCTGCCGCGACCCATGTTCGGTGCCGCACCACTGGCCGCCGCCGCGACCTCGTTGCACTTCGTATCCGAACAAGCCGTCGAGGACGGACTCGCCGACCGTTTGGGCCTGCGCCGAAAACTGGCTCCCGTCAAGAACGTTCGTCGCGTTACCAAGGCGGATATGCCGAACAATGACGCCATGCCACGGATCGAAGTAGATCCGGATACCTTCACCGTGCGCATCGACGGCGAGGTCTGGACCGAGCAGCCCGCCACCGAATTGCCCATGGCCCAGCGCTACTTCCTGTTCTGATCGGCGGTGCGGGCAACATGTCCTGCATGCGGCGTGCGCAGGCGAAACTCCGCAATCAGGTCACGGACATGGTGCACGACGCGGTCGGCGACGACGACGCCGGTGCGGCGATCATCGGCCAGTACGCCGATCGCTTTCCAGACGTCGATCCCGTCGATCCGGTTCCTACCTGGGTACCCGAGCCGCCGATTTACAGCCCACCGCCCACCAGCTTCC
Protein-coding sequences here:
- a CDS encoding PaaI family thioesterase; amino-acid sequence: MTELSKNTFTDLIGLEFTEVTPDRVRGELTAGPQLLQLAGIVNGGVYCTVVETLASVGGGVWYNAQGNKGTVVGVNNNTDFLRSVREGKLFGEATPLHRGRLQQLWQVVLTDVEGRTVARGQVRLQNLPARD
- a CDS encoding urease subunit gamma, with amino-acid sequence MRLSPHEQERLLLSYAAELARRRQARGLELNYPEAVALITDHVLEGARDGRTVAELMSSGRTVLTRADVMEGVPEMIHDVQVEATFPDGTKLVTVHHPIG
- a CDS encoding urease subunit beta, whose protein sequence is MIPGEYLCAEGTIELNAGADRIELDVVNTGDRPVQVGSHVHFPQANAALRFDREAAHGRRLDIPAGTAVRFEPGLGQRVSLIPLGGAREVHGISLNPPGRLDGAS
- a CDS encoding urease subunit alpha, giving the protein MSELSRARYAELFGPTTGDRIRLADTDLLIEITEDRSGGPGLAGDEAVFGGGKVLRESMGQARATRADGTPDTVITGVVIIDHWGIIKADVGIRDGRIGAIGKAGNPDTMNGVHPDLVVGPNTEIIAGNGRILTAGAIDCHVHFICPQLMDEALGGGITTLIGGGTGPAEGSKATTVTPGSWHLARMLEATDAWPMNIVLLGKGNTVSAESMWEQLRGGAAGFKLHEDWGSTPAAIDACLTVADAAGVQVALHSDTLNEAGFVEDTLGAIAGRGIHAYHTEGAGGGHAPDIITVAAHLNVLPSSTNPTRPHTVNTLDEHLDMLMVCHHLSASIPEDLAFAESRIRPSTIAAEDLLHDLGAISMIGSDSQAMGRIGEVVMRTWQTAHVMKRRRGALAGDGAADNARVRRYIAKYTICPAIAHGLDHEIGSVEVGKLADLVLWDPAFFGVRPHAVLKGGAIAWAAMGDANASIPTPQPVLPRPMFGAAPLAAAATSLHFVSEQAVEDGLADRLGLRRKLAPVKNVRRVTKADMPNNDAMPRIEVDPDTFTVRIDGEVWTEQPATELPMAQRYFLF